In Streptomyces sp. NBC_01381, a genomic segment contains:
- a CDS encoding PLD nuclease N-terminal domain-containing protein yields the protein MLRYLPFLLVLAVWIYAFIDVLNTPEKEVRHLPKVVWVIIVLLFGEVLLGPIAWFVTGKVRHAPGAGASARGGRGGQWVAPDDNPEFLKSLRDEDPDEKKKDRGSEG from the coding sequence ATGCTCAGGTATCTGCCGTTCCTGCTGGTCCTCGCGGTGTGGATCTACGCCTTCATCGATGTCCTGAACACTCCGGAGAAGGAGGTCAGGCATCTGCCGAAGGTGGTGTGGGTCATCATCGTGCTGCTCTTCGGCGAGGTGCTGCTCGGGCCGATCGCCTGGTTCGTCACCGGCAAGGTGCGCCACGCCCCGGGCGCCGGCGCTTCGGCGCGCGGCGGGCGCGGCGGGCAGTGGGTGGCGCCGGACGACAACCCCGAGTTCCTGAAGTCCCTTCGGGACGAGGACCCCGACGAGAAGAAGAAGGACAGGGGCAGCGAGGGCTGA
- a CDS encoding LysR family transcriptional regulator has product MELRLLITFEKVATVLSFTQAAAELKYAQSSVTSQIRSLESSLGSELFDRLGSRIRLTAAGERLLPYARQIIELADEARTAVVDAGEPSGAIAVGTMESLTSYRLPPLLELFHHRYPKVQLSLRPTLGDETRQALRQGTYDVGFLLERETAHQGLETEVLAEEPLVLVCSPTHPLAAHGADSLATGDLAAVQLVGTEPGCPYRDLFEDELRERNGAPPPFMEFGTIEATKRGVAGGLGVALLPRMAVRDELASGVLVALPWEPPFVLHTQLAWRSGKRLPSHVRLFIEQTVRLVREQAAEPVN; this is encoded by the coding sequence ATGGAACTGCGGCTGCTGATCACCTTCGAGAAGGTCGCGACCGTACTGAGCTTCACGCAGGCGGCCGCCGAGCTGAAGTACGCCCAGTCCAGCGTCACCAGCCAGATCCGCTCCCTGGAGTCCTCGCTCGGCAGCGAGCTCTTCGACCGGCTCGGCAGCCGGATCCGCCTCACGGCCGCGGGCGAGCGGCTGCTGCCGTACGCGCGGCAGATCATCGAGCTCGCTGACGAGGCACGGACGGCGGTCGTCGACGCCGGGGAGCCGAGCGGCGCGATCGCGGTCGGCACGATGGAGTCCCTGACCTCCTACCGGCTGCCGCCGCTCCTCGAACTCTTCCACCACCGCTACCCGAAGGTGCAGCTCTCGCTGCGGCCCACCCTCGGCGACGAGACGCGCCAGGCGCTGCGCCAGGGCACGTACGACGTGGGATTCCTGCTGGAGCGGGAGACCGCGCACCAGGGCCTGGAGACCGAGGTGCTCGCGGAGGAGCCGCTGGTGCTCGTCTGCTCGCCGACGCATCCGCTGGCCGCGCACGGGGCGGACTCGCTCGCCACGGGTGACCTGGCGGCGGTCCAGCTGGTCGGCACGGAGCCCGGCTGTCCCTACCGCGACCTCTTCGAGGACGAGCTGCGCGAGCGGAACGGCGCGCCGCCGCCCTTCATGGAGTTCGGCACGATCGAGGCCACCAAGCGGGGTGTCGCCGGTGGCCTCGGGGTGGCGCTGCTTCCGCGGATGGCGGTGCGGGACGAGCTGGCTTCGGGGGTGCTCGTCGCACTGCCGTGGGAGCCGCCGTTCGTGCTGCACACGCAGTTGGCGTGGCGGTCGGGGAAGCGGCTCCCCAGCCATGTGCGGCTCTTCATCGAGCAGACGGTGCGGCTGGTGCGGGAGCAGGCCGCGGAGCCGGTGAACTAG
- a CDS encoding DMT family transporter, with protein MTSENKGTAQLTAAMVLSGTLGIFVVESGASAFNVVFFRVLFGALALGAYAFARGYFKNHGLTPKKLGLAALGGAFIVFNWVFLFKAYEATSISLATVVYHTQPFLLVLMSAVIFRERLTKHQLGWLGAAFAGLVLVSGVRPGDLGSLTGIGFALLAALLYGLSTLVTKRVTGVRPHLIALVQVLVGIPLLLPFADFGAMSGTGTGWGWLVGLGVIHTGLMYVLMYAAYAKLPTAKIAVLAFTYPAVAMVADWAVYGHHIGLVQALGVPLIVLASLKINRAKSPTTVASSPAPRPAPAPAAPSAR; from the coding sequence ATGACCTCAGAGAACAAGGGCACGGCCCAGCTCACCGCCGCGATGGTGCTCTCCGGCACCCTCGGGATCTTCGTCGTCGAGTCCGGCGCGTCGGCCTTCAACGTCGTCTTCTTCCGCGTGCTCTTCGGCGCCCTCGCTCTCGGGGCGTACGCGTTCGCCCGCGGCTACTTCAAGAACCACGGCCTCACCCCGAAGAAGCTCGGCCTCGCCGCGCTCGGCGGGGCGTTCATCGTCTTCAACTGGGTGTTCCTCTTCAAGGCGTACGAGGCCACCTCGATCTCCCTGGCCACGGTCGTCTACCACACGCAGCCGTTCTTGCTGGTGCTGATGAGCGCCGTCATCTTCCGCGAGCGGCTGACGAAGCATCAACTTGGCTGGCTGGGCGCCGCGTTCGCGGGGCTCGTACTCGTCTCCGGGGTGCGCCCCGGCGATCTCGGCTCGCTAACCGGCATCGGCTTCGCGCTCCTGGCGGCCCTCCTCTACGGCCTCTCCACGCTCGTCACCAAGCGCGTCACCGGGGTGCGCCCGCACCTCATCGCCCTCGTCCAAGTCCTCGTCGGCATCCCGCTGTTGCTGCCCTTCGCCGACTTCGGCGCGATGAGCGGCACGGGCACGGGCTGGGGCTGGCTCGTCGGGCTCGGCGTGATCCACACCGGTCTGATGTACGTCCTGATGTACGCGGCGTACGCCAAGCTCCCCACCGCGAAGATCGCGGTGCTCGCGTTCACCTACCCGGCGGTCGCGATGGTCGCCGACTGGGCCGTCTACGGGCACCACATCGGCCTGGTCCAGGCGCTCGGCGTACCGCTGATCGTGCTCGCCAGTCTGAAGATCAACCGCGCCAAGTCGCCCACGACAGTGGCTAGTTCACCGGCTCCGCGGCCTGCTCCCGCACCAGCCGCACCGTCTGCTCGATGA
- a CDS encoding nucleoside deaminase, translated as MDQAQARAWLATAVEEARQGLAEGGIPIGAALYGADGTLLGRGHNRRVQDGDPSLHAETAAFRNAGRRRTYRGTTMVTTLSPCWYCSGLVRQFGISRVVVGEALTFHGGHDWLAEHGVEIVVLDDARCAAMMREFIAARPELWNEDIGE; from the coding sequence ATGGATCAGGCACAGGCCCGCGCATGGCTCGCGACCGCCGTCGAGGAGGCCAGGCAGGGGCTCGCGGAGGGCGGCATCCCGATCGGCGCCGCGCTCTACGGCGCCGACGGCACGCTGCTGGGGCGCGGGCACAACCGGCGTGTGCAGGACGGCGATCCGTCCCTGCACGCGGAGACGGCGGCGTTCCGGAACGCGGGGCGGCGGCGCACCTATCGCGGCACGACGATGGTGACGACCCTCTCGCCCTGCTGGTACTGCAGCGGTCTGGTGCGGCAGTTCGGGATCTCGCGGGTCGTGGTGGGCGAGGCGCTGACGTTCCACGGCGGGCACGACTGGCTGGCCGAGCACGGCGTGGAGATCGTCGTCCTCGACGATGCGCGGTGCGCGGCGATGATGAGGGAGTTCATCGCGGCGCGTCCGGAGTTGTGGAACGAGGACATCGGGGAGTAG
- a CDS encoding phospholipase: MAAPRRLRAVLLPLALAVSAVTLAAPSSAAPSTAEQRPTWAIAHRVLTTGGVTTALANGANALEIDATAWRDGWWADHDGTLTSYGDTMSDMFDQVAKEHDGGRQVSFVWLDMKNPDWCDSADPEWRHCSVAALRDMAREKLESRGIRVLYGFYGTEGGSGWKNALGDLNSKEAVSYSGAYADVRDGFAEHGPNVPGNQRVMDNGLFNMALKFGSIRQELEAARKPRDAGELAQTVGWTVGKGDGERAATLLDASDGSAAVDSLIYGNRMSCYPDGVSGLKGCGTDDSGVRESLSYITDYVKAHPDTRRMATPADVPFGS, from the coding sequence ATGGCCGCCCCACGCCGCCTTCGCGCCGTACTGCTCCCGCTGGCCCTGGCCGTCTCCGCGGTCACCCTCGCCGCGCCGAGCAGCGCCGCGCCGAGCACCGCCGAGCAGCGCCCCACCTGGGCCATCGCCCACCGGGTGCTGACCACGGGCGGAGTGACCACGGCGCTGGCGAACGGGGCCAACGCGCTGGAGATCGACGCCACGGCCTGGCGCGATGGCTGGTGGGCGGACCACGACGGCACCCTCACCAGCTACGGCGACACCATGTCGGACATGTTCGACCAGGTGGCCAAGGAGCACGACGGCGGGCGCCAAGTCTCCTTCGTCTGGCTGGACATGAAGAACCCCGACTGGTGCGACAGCGCCGACCCCGAGTGGCGCCACTGCTCCGTGGCGGCCCTGCGGGACATGGCGCGCGAGAAGCTGGAGAGCAGGGGCATCCGGGTGCTCTACGGCTTCTACGGCACGGAGGGCGGCAGCGGCTGGAAGAACGCCCTCGGTGACCTGAACTCCAAGGAAGCCGTCAGCTACAGCGGCGCCTACGCCGACGTCCGGGACGGCTTCGCCGAGCACGGTCCGAACGTCCCCGGCAACCAGCGCGTGATGGACAACGGCCTGTTCAACATGGCGCTGAAGTTCGGCAGCATCCGGCAGGAGCTGGAGGCCGCCAGGAAGCCCCGGGACGCCGGAGAGCTCGCGCAGACCGTCGGCTGGACGGTGGGCAAGGGCGACGGGGAGCGCGCCGCCACGCTGCTCGACGCGTCCGACGGGAGCGCCGCCGTGGACAGCCTGATCTACGGCAACCGGATGTCGTGCTACCCGGACGGCGTCAGCGGCCTGAAGGGCTGCGGCACCGACGACAGCGGGGTGCGGGAGTCGCTCTCGTACATCACGGACTACGTGAAGGCCCACCCGGACACCCGCCGCATGGCCACCCCGGCGGACGTCCCCTTCGGCAGCTGA
- a CDS encoding isopenicillin N synthase family oxygenase codes for MTIPTIDLRPWLTGGSADRAAVARTVDRALRTAGFLLVTGHGVDPALRTRIRAAARAFFTLPAPVKERYAAKVGGRGWLGPGAEANAYSEGTETPPDLKESLTFATDRPFDDPAVNAEWYEPNVWPAEAAGLKALCADYLARMEELTNRLLTLLGEALGEEPDFFTRHMSHPTYGFNINWYPGTDVVGTPRPGQFRIGPHTDFGTVTVLDRQSGKGGLQVFTDAGGWADAPYDPDALTVNIGDLMARWTGDRWRSGRHRVLPPPADAPAEELMSLVYFGECTPGTLVESVPAPVGRVAYEPVDSHTYLRAKLDSITVA; via the coding sequence ATGACGATCCCCACCATCGACCTGCGGCCATGGCTCACGGGCGGCTCTGCGGACCGCGCCGCCGTCGCGCGGACCGTCGACCGCGCGCTGCGGACGGCCGGGTTCCTGCTGGTCACCGGCCACGGCGTGGACCCGGCCCTGCGCACCCGCATCCGCGCGGCGGCCCGCGCGTTCTTCACGCTGCCCGCGCCGGTCAAGGAGCGCTACGCCGCGAAGGTCGGCGGCCGCGGCTGGCTCGGCCCCGGCGCCGAGGCCAACGCCTACTCGGAGGGCACCGAGACGCCGCCCGACCTGAAGGAGTCCCTGACCTTCGCGACCGACCGGCCCTTCGACGACCCGGCGGTGAACGCCGAGTGGTACGAGCCGAACGTCTGGCCCGCGGAGGCGGCCGGGCTCAAGGCGCTGTGCGCGGACTACCTGGCCCGGATGGAAGAGCTGACCAACCGGCTCCTGACCCTGCTGGGCGAGGCGCTCGGCGAGGAGCCCGACTTCTTCACCCGGCACATGAGCCACCCCACGTACGGCTTCAACATCAACTGGTATCCGGGCACGGACGTCGTCGGCACACCCCGGCCGGGCCAGTTCCGCATCGGCCCGCACACCGACTTCGGCACCGTCACCGTCCTGGACCGGCAGTCGGGCAAGGGCGGTCTTCAGGTCTTCACCGACGCGGGCGGCTGGGCTGACGCGCCGTACGACCCGGACGCCCTGACCGTCAACATCGGGGATCTGATGGCCCGTTGGACCGGCGACCGCTGGCGCTCGGGCCGCCACCGGGTGCTTCCGCCACCGGCCGACGCACCGGCCGAGGAACTGATGTCTCTGGTCTACTTCGGCGAGTGCACGCCGGGCACGCTCGTGGAGTCGGTGCCCGCGCCGGTGGGGCGGGTCGCGTACGAGCCGGTGGACTCGCACACGTATCTGCGGGCCAAGCTGGACTCGATCACGGTGGCCTGA
- a CDS encoding SRPBCC domain-containing protein: MNATIGQGTSRTEGSSGTGGPTQHLHYEIHLPHPVEEVWAAVATPEGLPGWLAAADVLEPRLGGAVTLRWLNGGEAASHSGHITAWDVERVAEYTIDLHGRCRFHLELAHGKTGTTVRFTNEFTGDDELRLDCLAGWHNHFEFLVDALDGHPKDWSTWSLDRWHELREMYRAGE, from the coding sequence ATGAACGCGACGATCGGGCAGGGCACAAGCCGGACGGAGGGCTCCAGCGGTACTGGGGGTCCGACCCAGCACCTCCACTACGAGATCCACCTTCCCCACCCTGTGGAGGAGGTCTGGGCGGCGGTCGCCACCCCGGAGGGACTTCCGGGGTGGCTGGCCGCCGCCGACGTGCTTGAACCCCGGCTCGGCGGCGCGGTCACGCTGCGCTGGCTCAACGGGGGCGAGGCGGCGAGCCACTCCGGGCACATCACCGCCTGGGACGTCGAACGCGTCGCCGAGTACACGATCGACCTGCACGGACGCTGCCGCTTCCATCTGGAGCTCGCCCACGGGAAGACCGGCACGACCGTCCGCTTCACCAACGAGTTCACCGGCGACGACGAGCTGCGCCTCGACTGCCTGGCCGGCTGGCACAACCACTTCGAGTTCCTCGTCGACGCGCTCGACGGGCACCCGAAGGACTGGTCGACATGGAGCCTGGACCGCTGGCACGAGCTGCGGGAGATGTACCGCGCCGGCGAGTGA
- a CDS encoding CU044_5270 family protein has translation MSEFPERDLPPGRHHLLREHLLTEIRQNETKTAKDSKTPRADKRWFRPTLIAGAVAASIAAGVLVASPFGDQAAQAGPPSKETVRMLEEIAATAEKQPAPKDVRDDQYVYIKSKVGFMAQEEGKPAELDPVHPREIWLSVDGKHDELLHEPASGFDNEVLKVEGPPMPSDTNYRNLEKLPTDPVNMLDWLHKESDGSSSEDQATFVLVGDLLYESLMPPKQAAALYLAASKIPGVELIDDSVDAEGRHGVAIAREDQGERQELIFDKKTKEFLGERQVAVEDLPSGPKKGDVTGRSAVLERTVVDKAGQRP, from the coding sequence ATGAGTGAATTTCCCGAGCGTGACCTTCCGCCGGGCCGTCATCATCTGCTCAGGGAGCATCTGTTGACCGAGATCCGGCAGAACGAGACGAAGACCGCGAAGGACTCCAAGACTCCGAGGGCCGACAAGAGGTGGTTCCGCCCCACGCTGATCGCGGGAGCGGTGGCCGCGTCCATCGCGGCGGGCGTGCTCGTCGCCTCGCCGTTCGGCGATCAGGCGGCGCAGGCGGGGCCGCCCTCCAAGGAGACCGTGCGGATGCTGGAGGAGATCGCGGCGACGGCGGAGAAGCAGCCCGCGCCCAAGGACGTCCGCGACGACCAGTACGTGTACATCAAGAGCAAGGTCGGATTCATGGCGCAGGAGGAGGGCAAGCCCGCCGAGCTCGACCCCGTGCACCCGCGGGAGATCTGGCTCTCGGTGGACGGCAAGCACGACGAACTGCTGCACGAGCCCGCCAGTGGTTTCGACAACGAGGTCCTGAAGGTGGAGGGGCCGCCCATGCCGTCCGACACCAACTACCGCAACCTGGAGAAGCTGCCGACCGACCCGGTCAACATGCTGGACTGGCTGCACAAGGAGAGCGACGGCAGCTCCAGCGAGGACCAGGCCACGTTCGTCCTGGTCGGCGATCTGCTGTACGAGTCGCTGATGCCGCCGAAGCAGGCCGCGGCCCTCTATCTCGCCGCGTCGAAGATCCCCGGGGTCGAGCTGATCGACGACTCGGTGGATGCCGAAGGGCGGCACGGTGTCGCGATCGCCCGTGAGGACCAGGGGGAGCGCCAGGAGCTGATCTTCGACAAGAAGACCAAGGAGTTCCTGGGCGAGCGCCAGGTCGCCGTCGAGGATCTGCCGTCCGGCCCGAAGAAGGGCGATGTCACCGGCCGCAGCGCGGTCCTGGAGCGGACGGTCGTCGACAAGGCGGGCCAGCGCCCGTAA
- a CDS encoding RNA polymerase sigma factor, giving the protein MNQGEHQARLRALRARIRDGDADAFGELFDAYARSVYNHAYRLTGDWSAAEDAVSLTFLEAWRLRGRIDEDGGSLRPWLLGVATNVTRNARRATRRHAAAVARLPRDETVADFADEVAERIDDKEQLALVRKALNALRRPEREVLALCVWSGLGYAAAAEALGIPVGTVRSRLSRARTKLAKHMEPPAGRGQMRDDRTTAVRPIREGNR; this is encoded by the coding sequence ATGAATCAGGGGGAACATCAGGCACGCCTCAGAGCCTTACGCGCCCGCATCAGGGACGGTGACGCGGACGCTTTCGGCGAGCTCTTCGACGCGTACGCGCGCTCCGTCTACAACCACGCCTACCGCCTGACCGGCGACTGGTCGGCCGCCGAGGACGCCGTCTCGCTGACCTTCCTGGAGGCGTGGCGGCTGCGCGGCAGGATCGACGAGGACGGCGGTTCGCTGCGGCCGTGGCTGCTGGGCGTCGCGACGAACGTGACGCGCAACGCCCGGCGCGCGACCCGGCGGCACGCCGCGGCCGTAGCGCGCCTGCCGCGTGACGAGACCGTCGCCGACTTCGCCGACGAGGTCGCCGAGCGCATCGACGACAAGGAGCAACTGGCCCTCGTACGCAAGGCGCTGAACGCCCTGCGCCGTCCCGAGCGTGAGGTCCTCGCCCTGTGCGTTTGGTCGGGGCTCGGCTATGCCGCGGCCGCAGAGGCGCTCGGCATCCCGGTCGGCACCGTGCGCTCCCGGCTCTCCAGGGCCCGTACAAAACTCGCGAAACATATGGAACCGCCTGCCGGGCGCGGACAGATGAGAGATGACCGCACCACCGCGGTCAGGCCCATCAGGGAGGGAAACCGATGA